The genomic region CACATATAAGCATGTTACAACGCTCTCAAGGAGCCTAGTGAGCGGTCTTTGTATCCCCATAGACCTCTTTCTCGTTGAATATTTTCTTGCCCACGACTTTCCATCCATTGTTCCAGATACGATAAAAGCAGCTCCAGTATCCCGTATGGCAGGCAGCTACTTTCTGGTCGACTACAATGAGCAGGGCGTCCTCGTCGCAATCCATGCGGACAGACTTGATCTCCTGTGTATGTCCGGACGTTTCTCCCTTGAGCCATATCTTCTTTCTTGACCGCGAATAATAGTGTGCTTTATTGGTTTTGAGGGTGAGGTCAAACGCCTCTTGATTCATGTAGGCCACCATAAGAACATCCTTGGTTGTGAAGTCCTGCACCACGACCGGCACGAGTCCTCGATCATCCCACTTAACATTCTCTTCCATGGATTCTCCTGTAATCATTATTGTTCGTTAAGAACGGATTTTATCTCGTACCCGTAAGACGCCCCGGCTTACGCTTACAGCCTGACGTTGACGCCTCGCTCACGTAAATATCTCTTTGCATCGATGACTGTGAATTCCCGGTAGTGAAAGATCGATGCAGCGAGCACCGCGTCCGCCTTTGCGTCAACCAGGCCCTCATAGAGGTGTTCAAGCGTGCCTACACCACCGGAGGCGATAACCGGTATACGTACGGATTCAGAGATGGTCCTCGTCAACTCGATGTCAAACCCTATCTTGGTGCCGTCCCTATCCATGCTCGTGAGGAGGATCTCCCCGGCGCCGAGCTCTTCCACGCGTCTTGCCCATTGAACGGCATCTACCCCTGTGGGTTTACGCCCCCCATATGTGTAAACTTCAAAGCCCTCTTCTCGGCGCTTGGCATCAATGGCCACGCAGATACACTGGCTTCCAAAGATCTCACTCGATTCCCTGACGAAGGAAGGCCTCTCCACGGCGGCTGTATTGACAGTCACCTTATCTGCCCCGGCGCGCAAGGTCTGACGGATGTCATCGATACTCGTGATGCCTCCGCCCACGGTGAGCGGCATGAAGACCTCGTGGGCGACTCTCTCGACCACATCTATGATGGTTTTTCGCTTCTCATGAGATGCGGTTATGTCGAGGAAACAGAGCTCATCAGCCATCTGTTCCTCATATGCCTTGGCATTTTCCACGGGGTCGCCGGCGTCCTTGAGCTCAAGAAAATTGGTGCCTTTTACCACCCTGCCTTCTTTCACATCGAGACAGGGGATGATCCTTTTAGTCAGCATAGGCGATTGCCTCTTCGATTTTAATCAGGCCCTCGTAGACCGCCTTTCCGAGAATCGTGGCAAAGACCCCCGTATCTTTAAGCCGCTTCACGTCGTCAATCGTCGTCACGCCTCCGGAGGCGATAAGAGGGAGGTCTGTTATGGCCGCGAGCATCTTAAGACCGGCATAGTCGGGACCTGTGAGCATGCCGTCCCGTTCTATGCTTGTACATAAGACGGCCATGACGCCAGTTTGTTTGGCGGCGTCAAGAACTTCCTCAACGTCTCTATTCACGGCCCTCTTCCAGCCTCGAACCATGGGCTTTCCTTGAAAAAGATCAAGTCCGAGAATAATGTTGCCGAAGGCGCCTAAAGCCTTGAAAAACGCGTCATCCTCGAGAGCTCTCGTGCCCACGATGATGCCGTTCAACCCCATATCGCGATAATAATTGATATCCTCGAGCTCTCTCACGCCTCCGCCCACTTCCATGTAACCTGTCACCATTTGTCTTATCTGTTCTATGACCTTATGGTGTACCTTCCGCCCCATCCTCGCCCCGTCAAGATCTATGATATGGAAATCACGGGCACCCCTTTGTATCATCTCTTGGATTTTTTCTACAGGGTTGTCGCTATAGACGGTGACCTTGGTGAAATCGCCTTTCATGAGCCTTACGCTTTTGCCGCCCATGAGGTCCATTGCGAAAAGTGCTTTCATTGCAATATCTCGAGGAGATAATCTGTCCCCGCATCGATCCCTTCCTGAGCAAGTTCATCCATGGTGATCCATCTGGCACCTCTTTTGAGGAACTTGCCAATATTCAGTATGTTCTGCGTCAATGCCTGCTGGTCTTCGTCAAAAACAAATGTTCGCTTCACAACGTTGCTTTCGATAAGATGCATATGGAGACCGATGCTTGCCGGCCCTTCCACGGAGAAATTGCCACCCTGTCTCTCCTGGAATCGGTAAATAAGCACGTTAATGTAAGGCTGCTTCTCTTTGCCCTCTTTAAATCCCACACCGTGCCTCGTCAATGCCTGCTCCAGTTTCGTTTTGACTATCTTCTCCGCATCAGTGTGGATCGTCTTCACGTTGATGAACTTACCGCAGTAAGGACATTTTTCGATTTGGCCCGGCTGTGCCCGCTCTATGACAATCCCCACATCGCCCACAGCGTGGCACACGG from Syntrophorhabdaceae bacterium harbors:
- the hisI gene encoding phosphoribosyl-AMP cyclohydrolase, translated to MEENVKWDDRGLVPVVVQDFTTKDVLMVAYMNQEAFDLTLKTNKAHYYSRSRKKIWLKGETSGHTQEIKSVRMDCDEDALLIVVDQKVAACHTGYWSCFYRIWNNGWKVVGKKIFNEKEVYGDTKTAH
- the hisF gene encoding imidazole glycerol phosphate synthase subunit HisF, whose translation is MLTKRIIPCLDVKEGRVVKGTNFLELKDAGDPVENAKAYEEQMADELCFLDITASHEKRKTIIDVVERVAHEVFMPLTVGGGITSIDDIRQTLRAGADKVTVNTAAVERPSFVRESSEIFGSQCICVAIDAKRREEGFEVYTYGGRKPTGVDAVQWARRVEELGAGEILLTSMDRDGTKIGFDIELTRTISESVRIPVIASGGVGTLEHLYEGLVDAKADAVLAASIFHYREFTVIDAKRYLRERGVNVRL
- a CDS encoding 1-(5-phosphoribosyl)-5-[(5-phosphoribosylamino)methylideneamino] imidazole-4-carboxamide isomerase, which codes for MKALFAMDLMGGKSVRLMKGDFTKVTVYSDNPVEKIQEMIQRGARDFHIIDLDGARMGRKVHHKVIEQIRQMVTGYMEVGGGVRELEDINYYRDMGLNGIIVGTRALEDDAFFKALGAFGNIILGLDLFQGKPMVRGWKRAVNRDVEEVLDAAKQTGVMAVLCTSIERDGMLTGPDYAGLKMLAAITDLPLIASGGVTTIDDVKRLKDTGVFATILGKAVYEGLIKIEEAIAYAD